The Bacillota bacterium genome contains the following window.
GGTGCCAATATTTGACCACCTGTGGGGTGGCTGTCAAGGCCGCTGCCTTGATGCTGATGTTTTGAACGGTGAGGTCTCATAGCGGAAAAAATTTTTGTGGAGATACCTACTAGATCTTGACACGGACGGGTGACTAAAAAACATTGACACTGCCGGTTAGTAGATGTTAGAATAACAATAATAATAAAGTATAACAAAACCAAAGATGATGAAGGGGAAGAGTAGCTGTTCAGACCTTTTTAGAGAGCCGACGGTTGGTGCAAGTCGGTAAGGATGTTCAGTGAACGCCACCCTGGAGTTACCGGCTGAAGAACAGTAAGCCGTGTCGGTGATCCTCCGTTACGGGAAGTGTTTGAGTTCCAACTCAAACAGCAGAGTGGACCAGCGTTGGGCTGGTCAACTAGGGTGGTACCGCGAGTGTGTAAACCTCTCGTCCCTTGGGGACGGAGGGGTTTTTTTATTGATCGCTCAGAATAATAACCTTCTGATTGATATAAGCGTAACTAAAACTTGGCGCAAAATAAGGTTTTCTTAAGAATTTTGAATATCTTAATAGAAGGAGGATCACATCAGTGAAAGAGAAGGAAATCTTATGTCTTTTAAAACAAAACAGCCGGCTGAGTAACAAGGAAATAGCGATGATGCTGAACATCTCTGAGGAAGAGGTCGCGGCGACTATTAAGCAGTTTGAAGAGGAAAAAGTTATTCTCAGTTATCACACCATCATTAATTGGGAAAAGGCCGGAGGCAACGGGGTGACTGCCCTGATCGACGTAAAGGTCACCCCGGAACGGGAAGTGGGATTTGACAAAGTAGCCGAGCGGATTTACCGCTTCCCGCAGGTGCGATCGGTTTACCTTATGTCGGGGGCATATGACCTCTCAGTAGAGATTGAGGGAAAAGACATGAAGGAAGTGGCCATGTTTGTGGCGGAAAAACTGGCTACCCTTGACCACGTACAGAGCACCGCGACTCATTTTGTTTTAAAGAAGTACAAACAAGACGGTGTAATTTTTGAAGACAAAGAAGAGGATCGAAGGTTGGTGATTACTCCATGACCAGGTCACCCGAAGAGTATATTTCTCCAGTTATCAAAGCCATTCCTCCGTCAGGTATCAGACGCTTCTTTGATCTGGTCGCACAGACCAAAGGTGTCATTTCCCTTGGGGTCGGCGAGCCGGACTTTGTTACACCCTGGCACATCCGGGAGGCCTGTGTCTACTCCCTGGAAAAGGGCTACACCATGTACACTTCCAACTATGGCTTACCCGAATTGCGGCAGGAAATCGCCCGTTACCTCCAGCGCCGCTTTGATCTGAATTACGATGGCTTGAGTGAAATCCTGGTTACGGTTGGGGTCAGTGAAGCGGTGGACCTTGCCCTTCGTGCGGTTTTATGCCCGGGTGATGAGGTGTTGATTCCCGACCCGGCGTATGTGTCCTACGTGCCCTGTACCTTAATGGCGGGGGGGCGACCGGTGATGCTGCCGACCTCTGCTGAGAGTGAGTTTAAAGTCACGGTGCGAGCAATTCGGGAAAACTTAAGCCCTAGAACCAAGGTGATTATTCTAACCTTTCCGAGTAACCCAACCGGGGCGATTATGACCCGGGCAGATCTGGAGGCTGTCGCTGAGGTCGTGAAGGAGCACAACTTGCTGGTCATCTCCGACGAGATTTACGCTGAGTTAACCTATGAGGGACGGCATGTATCCATCGCTTCGCTGCCCGGCATGCGGGACCGCACGATTGTCTTGAACGGTTTTTCCAAGGCTTTTGCGATGACCGGCTGGCGTATTGGTTATGCCGCCGGGCACCAAGCGTTTATTTCCGCCATGATGAAGATTCACCAATTTACCATGCTCTGTGCTCCCATCATGGCTCAGATGGCCGCTATCGAAGCCCTGCGCAATGGTGAAGAAGAAATGACGAAGATGATTAAATCATATGACCAGCGCCGGCGCCTGATCTTAACCGGCTTACGTGAAATGGGGTTAGAGTGCTTTGAACCGAAAGGCGCGTTTTATGTCTTCCCTTCGATTCGCTGCACGGGGCTGACGAGTGAAGAATTTGCGGAACGGTTGCTTAAAGAGGAAAAAGTGGCCGTGGTTCCGGGAAATGCCTTTGGCCAAAGCGGAGAAGGTTTTATCCGGTGCTGCTATGCGGCTTCAGTTAAAGACATCAATGAGGCCCTCCAGCGGATGAGCCGTTTCATTAGTCGATTAAGATCGAGGAGCACGGAGAAATAGGTCGAAAATAAGCAATTTATAGGGGAAAGTTATATCTTTCTCAAGAGCCAGTCCAGCAGGAATTACCTCCCCCGCGTCGAAAGTAGAGGCAAAGATGAAAATGGCGGGGTACCGCCATTTTCGGTATTTATACCATATGCCCTAAAAATGTCATAATTAACACAAAAAGACAATTGATTAAGCGGTTTTTGTATATAAGAAGGGGGGCCAGGTGATGCCGAGTAAATTGAGTTCGCTGGAGATGCAACTATTAAACCAGTTTTCTGCTTTAACTTCGGAAAACCGCCGTGAGGTGCAGCGCTACATCCAGTACGTATTAACGATGCAGTGTAAGTCTGAATACGTGACCCAGGTTATTCATAATCAGACTCTGTGCAACCATCTGTTGGGATTAGCGCATCTGCCAGAGAGTGAGAACTATACCGAAGAGGTTATTGAACGGGTGCGGAAACTCCGTTACCACTGTCAGCAAATGTTTGAGCGAATTTACGATAAGTATGTTGGTCTGATCA
Protein-coding sequences here:
- a CDS encoding aminotransferase class I/II-fold pyridoxal phosphate-dependent enzyme codes for the protein MTRSPEEYISPVIKAIPPSGIRRFFDLVAQTKGVISLGVGEPDFVTPWHIREACVYSLEKGYTMYTSNYGLPELRQEIARYLQRRFDLNYDGLSEILVTVGVSEAVDLALRAVLCPGDEVLIPDPAYVSYVPCTLMAGGRPVMLPTSAESEFKVTVRAIRENLSPRTKVIILTFPSNPTGAIMTRADLEAVAEVVKEHNLLVISDEIYAELTYEGRHVSIASLPGMRDRTIVLNGFSKAFAMTGWRIGYAAGHQAFISAMMKIHQFTMLCAPIMAQMAAIEALRNGEEEMTKMIKSYDQRRRLILTGLREMGLECFEPKGAFYVFPSIRCTGLTSEEFAERLLKEEKVAVVPGNAFGQSGEGFIRCCYAASVKDINEALQRMSRFISRLRSRSTEK